TTTCAACTTCTAATCTGTTAATTCACGATTCAAAACGTAAGCTCGCAGTTACTACAAGTGTCTATCAGTGTCACTATTTTGAGCTTCTCTTTACCATCTTCCAAATCCCATTTCTTTGAAGCcatatattatttactaaagCATAATTGATTGATTAATCGGAGCAGCGTGTTAGGGTTTCGAGAAGTCGATCTCGGAACACCGTCCAAACCCTAATTCTGCATATCCATGTCATTTTGATTTTTGCTACTTCCGACAATGGCGATCATCGGCGACGCACTTCGCCAGGCGTTCATGCCGAAGCGCGAGTACGAGAGCCTTAGGGAAGAAGAGAAAGCGTGGGGCAAGCTTCAGAGACCTGTGACTGTGGCTTCCGTAGTTGCCATCGGGCTTGCTATATTCGTGTCCACGGTTATCAGTTTGAAAATCGTGTTTCCGAGTAGCGATGGGAAGAGAGCGTTATGCGTCGATCGAAGGCTTCAATCTATACAGATAGGGATGAAAGGTGAATCCGATTCGGATCGATTTCCCGGCGGTTTCTATCTCACGGACCAAGAGATTGCTGATTATTACTGGATGGTTGTGTTCATTCCTTCAACGATCGTTTTCGCGCTCTCGGTCGTGTATCTCGTTGCCGGTAAGAAATTGGATTTCTATGTTGCCTTTGACGAGGGTTTTTTTGTCTGATTGTTGTCAAGTGATTGATGCACGATTTTTGAAGattgttattggtgtttgttttgtttcttatatGATACTAAGTTTGATGTTAAAAACATTTATGGCTATAATATAATGATTGAGAGAACATTTTTAGCGTTAAAGTGTTTCAAGAACGGGACAGCTGGAAATCTTTTTTAGAGAATCGCTGTGGGAGTTCAACTGTAGATTTTGCCTTTTATGCGGGAAGTGCAATTCACGATTGCCGTAAAACATGAAATCTCTAGGGTTGATCAAGAAATGAACTTCTTCTAACATCTCATGGCTAGGAGGAAATAGCCTTGAAATTTAACTATAATCATAAGAAATGGAACCAAGATGGTTGGTGTCCGTTGGAAAATAATCTTGATTGCAGTCACTTTAACCCTTGCACTAATTGCAGCCTCTTTTgggttttctttaatttcaacttTGATTACTAGATATGACTTGAATACATCTTAAAAAGATCAAGGAAACCTTACTGAACTAGCTGATTTTATGGAATTGAGTTAGCTTTTAAACATAAATTCTTAGAGTGTCAATAAAAGATTAAGGGATAGAGAGACAGAAGTCTTAGGTCACGTGGGTTGTGGTTCCTCTTGATTTGAGAAGTAAATACTTCAGTGCTGTTGGATTGTTCTCCCTATTGTGATATGGAAGGAAATGATTTTGTTGTTACAATTGACTTATTTGATTTATTCTCGCTAAAATTTGAGGAGTATCTATGGGCATTGATGTAACACGTGGGTTATTTTCAGTAAGTTTAATATGATCAATAGGACCATTGTACTTTTTTCGTTGATAATTGGAATGTATGCATTTCTGCATTCTAGAGGGGAGTACTGGTGAAGTAGATCActtgttttaaaatttcttctGGCATCTTCTTAGAGTAATTCTACATTATAAAATCTTCGACCCACAACGCAATTTTACAGTTTGACTCATGTAAGTCAATGCTTTCTGTTATAAACTTAagaaaactttacaaaattggGAATCCAGTAGTTGTGCAAACGTTATCAATTACTCTGGTACAGTATTTCTATTTTCCATTCAACCCTGAACCGTTTCACTGAAATTTTAGATAATGCCACAGATCTCACCATGTGGTTCTTTTTACAGATTTGCTAAATGATGTGGATGAATGTCAGTCACAGATAGTGACGTTTTGAAATATGTTTCATTTCTTTAGCCTAGGTTTTTTGCAGGGCTTATGATCTCTTTTGCCTCTCTTTTGGAATTCATGATGTTCAATTTATATAGGTCAATGATTTGTGGTGTTAAAAGAGTGCTCTCTAATCCCTACACTGTATATCCCCCCTCTTAATGCAAAACATGTTTTAACTGAATTGTacagatttttatttataattcatcTATTCTTTGATTGTGGTATAATATTTTGTCCAAATAGATAAGGATTAGGGATATGagttacttttaaaaatttagtacacatttgataaaatttgaaggattttgaaagataaGAGAGTAGATCTTGAAGAGAGATaattttgagtatttttttgTGAAACCTGATGTTTTGGTTGGTGAGTTTTGAGCAAAAGACAATTTAGCcaattcattttattaacattttgaGTCGAACAGGATCATTTGAGGGTTTTGGTTATAAAAGAAGTTGAATAGAGAAACAAATTTGCTTACTTTTAAAAAAGGGTCAATTATTTAGTATGTCCTGAGCTATATTTGCGAATTTCAAACAGACCCCTGAACTATTTCTTAATTGGGTCCCTAATCTAAAAGTGGGTCACTGGTTGTTTTTTGGCCGGATAAAACTTACACAAAAATGACAGTGCTGGTTTTAGAAACCCTaagaattcaattaaaaaaaagttacatggGAGGacctaataaaaaatagtttaggaAGCTATTTGAAAATTCACGACAGAGATATTTAATTGGCTCCAACAAAATTAGGAGGACCAACATCAGACATAGTTCAAACTGAAGGGATAAAAAGTGAAATCAAGTGTTATGTGTTGGATAAATACCCATTTCATTGTTCTTGATGCATTATTTTGTTTCACATAAATTACTGTCTTGTTAGTTCTGAAAGCTTTGTGTTATGCCTTGTTTTAATTATGACAATTGTTTTTGCAGGCATGGCTGTTGCATATTCTGCTCCAACTAGGCATGGATGCTTGAAGGtggttgaaaataatttttgtgcTTCAAGAAGGGGTATGATGTCTTCTGTATCAATGGTCTTTCCTTTGCGACGCTCTCAAATTTTGGTGGATCTTATTCTAATGCTTGAGCATTTTATCGGCCCAAAATTGACTTTGTTTTCTTTGGATAACCAACAGGTGGGGTACGATGTCTGTCCATCTTAAACCTTATATTTGCTATCATCTTCGGTCTTCTTGCCTTGTTTCTTGGTTCAAGCCTCTTGACAATGATGAGCAACTGTTCTAAACCTCTGTTTTGGTGCTACGAAATTTCATCATGGGGACTGGTTGTACTATATGGGGGCACTGCCTTCTTCTTGAGGAGAAAGGCGGCCACAATTCTCGACGAGGGAAATTTAAGTGGTCGAAATCTGGGGCTGGAAATGTTGGAAACGAACCCCCTGGAAGTTACCCCAGAGGTGGAAAGACGTGTAAATGAAGGGTTTAAAGCATGGATGGGTCCATCCCTTCTTTCTTCTGACGAAGAAGACGAAGCTGACAGCTATGACGAGGCACCTCGTGCCAGTGCCATACGTTCTAACTCAAACAGGCAAAGAGTCTGAACTCGATATATTCAGGGTCAAGAGCTTCATATAATCTTTTCCAGCCTTCATGCCTTAAAGAATGCTGTATGGTGTGGAAAGCAGTTTTGGACAAAAAATGTTTACATGTAtcatatgacaaaaaaaaatgttgattaaAGGAGTGTGAATTTGATGTTCGACTTTGAACTACCATTTCGTCTGGTCGAGTTGGTAGTCTGTAGTTTAGTCTGTGAATAATTACTAAATCGGGAATGACCAAGCTTTGACTTTACTTAGGTGGACTACAAAATGTTTGCTGAACAGCTCGCTGATCTTTTCTATGGAGGCttattttttagtttcattacaattttgtttgtgaattttGTCTCAATTGCTTTTCGAGAAAGGAATCCGTGTAAAACCAATCAGAAGCAtgaacattataaaaaaaatctgttcACATTGTCCGCAGTTGGATTTGCAGTTGTGTTGGACAAATCTTTTAGTTAAAGGGGATATTTTGTGGTTAGTCTTTCCTGGTAGATATATGATAGGGGAACTTTCCTCATTGAGTTGGGGAAATATTGAATCTTAGTACAAGCAGCAGGAGTTGCAGAGTGTCCTCCAGATGCATCCTCAACAAACTTGCTAGGGAAAATAACTAGATACTTTCAACCCTTTTTTTTTCAGATCCAAGACCAACTTTCCCTGCTAGTATTCCGGCTGGCGTGCTCAGCTGTTAACCAATTGTTGGCTGACTTCTCATGAAAGgtgacaatttttaaaataagagatCATAGTGATATATCAGCATTTCTCATATTTACTTtactatatataaattaattaacaaaaatgtaaaacttGCTCTATCCGACTTTATATTAAcagttatgttttttttataacggtaactgaaaataaatttatttaacaattgaattttgaaattaaagCAATAAACTATAACATCTACACttctatactattatataaagagACTCTTGATGTACACATTTGGTTTCCAATTTTATCCTTTAGGTATTTTTTTaagtcaaaatatttattttactaattttaccttttaagtgattttttttcattaacaattttttttctaaaacttaattattttttaaactaaaataactattacaataaaaaatttatctacaaaaaataaacattacctacaataaaattgtaaaagttatttaaatttcttttatcattacaataataattattttttataaaaaaaaagttaatatccATATGCGTATATGTTATACATAAAAGGGATTGtgagattttattaaattaatatagaaaagtTAACATCATATAACAGCTAATATGTTATGgtttttcatcttaattttctCCTTTCAAAAGCAACACACTAATTTTATGTTGAGAAGTGATACACATACTATAATCCGTGCAACAGAATTTTGGGGTTTATTTTCTCTATCATTATGGCATATAATAAACTATAATGTAAGAATACACATACTGTATGATACATATTTTCACTCTTAATTTTCCTTACCTTAGTTCTCATATAAATGTAAgaattaatatatacttttttttattaatatatactttttaacaCATATTTTTTATCCAACTAATGAAATGGAATGACTCGATCGATGGTGGGTATTATTATTGAGATAAGGTAAGCCCAATATCTTTTGGCGGGCCTTAATAACACTAATATATGTCGAGAAActcattcatttttaatattacttttttttcgtAAAAAA
This Vigna angularis cultivar LongXiaoDou No.4 chromosome 4, ASM1680809v1, whole genome shotgun sequence DNA region includes the following protein-coding sequences:
- the LOC108321785 gene encoding uncharacterized protein LOC108321785, with translation MAIIGDALRQAFMPKREYESLREEEKAWGKLQRPVTVASVVAIGLAIFVSTVISLKIVFPSSDGKRALCVDRRLQSIQIGMKGESDSDRFPGGFYLTDQEIADYYWMVVFIPSTIVFALSVVYLVAGMAVAYSAPTRHGCLKVVENNFCASRRGGVRCLSILNLIFAIIFGLLALFLGSSLLTMMSNCSKPLFWCYEISSWGLVVLYGGTAFFLRRKAATILDEGNLSGRNLGLEMLETNPLEVTPEVERRVNEGFKAWMGPSLLSSDEEDEADSYDEAPRASAIRSNSNRQRV